The segment GCCGTTCCCGGCCCCCAGCATCAGAAGGCCCATGATGGAGCGGGCGTCCACGGTCGTGCCATCGCGCGCCACCCGGATTTCCGATTCAAAGCTTGAGGCCAGTTTGACGAACTTGGCCGACGCCCGCGCATGCAGGCCCCGGGTGTTGCAGATGTTGGCGGTGGTCCGCGCGGTCGGAACGGTCTGGCCCACGGCTATTTCTCGCCCGCCAGGACCCAGGAGGCCACGGAGATGTATTTGCGGCCCGCGTCCTGGGCATGGGCGACGCAGGTCTCCAGGCTCTCGCGCGTGCGCACGCTGGCCAGCTTGATCAGCATGGGCAGGTTCAGACCGGCGATGACCTCGGCATGGGTCTGCTCCATCACCGAGATGGCCAGGTTCGACGGAGTACCGCCGAACATGTCGGTCAACAGGATGACGCCAGAGCCGTCGTCCACGGCAGCCGCGGCGTCGACGATGTCGCGGCGGCGGCGTTCCATGTCGTCTTCCGGCCCGATGCAGATGGCCGCGACCCCGCGCTGCGGGCCGACGACGTGTTCCATCGCGGACAGGAATTCCGACGCCAGTCCGCCGTGCGTAACGATCACCAGGCCGATCATGCCGACCCCATCCTGAAGGCGTTCAACTGCGAAACATCCCGTTCACACTGCATCGGAGGCCCCCCGGTCCGATCCGCAAGCGGGCCTAGATAAAGGAAACCCGCGTCGGGTCAAAGCCGACTGATGGCGAGGGCCAGGGTTTCCACCGCCGAGACCGGCCGTATGTCGAGTGGCATGTGCGCGATGGTCACGCCTGCGATGGCGGTCGTCTGCGGCACGGGAAGGCGCTCGACGGTCTCCCGGGCGCAATCCACGCGCAGGGAAATCCGGCTCGCGGGGCGATGCGGCAGGGCCAGGATGCCCAGTCCGCGCGCCTCGATCTGTCCGGCGATGGTTTCGACCGGCGCGGCGAAAAGCCGCCCTTCGGAGGCCCAGACGTGTACATAATCATCTCCGACCAGTCGCCA is part of the Brevundimonas sp. AJA228-03 genome and harbors:
- a CDS encoding HPr family phosphocarrier protein codes for the protein MGQTVPTARTTANICNTRGLHARASAKFVKLASSFESEIRVARDGTTVDARSIMGLLMLGAGNGCSIEVTAQGPDAEAAIEALGDLVARRFDEEI
- a CDS encoding PTS sugar transporter subunit IIA; this translates as MIGLVIVTHGGLASEFLSAMEHVVGPQRGVAAICIGPEDDMERRRRDIVDAAAAVDDGSGVILLTDMFGGTPSNLAISVMEQTHAEVIAGLNLPMLIKLASVRTRESLETCVAHAQDAGRKYISVASWVLAGEK
- a CDS encoding HPr kinase/phosphorylase → MLTGGSGSGKSDLALRLVARGWRLVGDDYVHVWASEGRLFAAPVETIAGQIEARGLGILALPHRPASRISLRVDCARETVERLPVPQTTAIAGVTIAHMPLDIRPVSAVETLALAISRL